In Pseudomonas sp. p1(2021b), the genomic window TCACCGCCGCCCTGATGGCCATGGAATGCGTGGTGGTGCAGGACATCTTCCTCAACGAGACGGCCAAGTTCGCCCACGTGTTCCTGCCGGGCAGCTCGTTCCTCGAGAAGGACGGTACCTTCACCAACGCCGAGCGCCGCATCTCGCGGGTACGCAAGGTCATGGAGCCGCTGGCCGGCAAGGGCGACTGGGAAGCCACCGTGGCCTTGGCCAATGCGCTGGGCTACAAGATGGACTACCGCCACCCCTCGGAAATCATGGACGAGATCGCGCGCCTGACCCCGACCTTCCACCGGGTCAGCTACGCCGAGATCGACCGCCACGGCAGCCTGCAATGGCCGTGCAACGACGAGGCGCCGGACGGCACGCCGACCATGCACATCGACCAGTTCGTGCGGGGCAAGGGCCGCTTCATGCTGACCGGTTACGTGCCGACCGACGAGAAGGTCAACAACCGCTTCCCGTTGTTGCTGACCACCGGGCGTATCCTCAGCCAGTACAACGTCGGCGCCCAGACCCGTCGTACCGAGAACGTCGCCTGGCACGCCCAGGACCGCCTGGAGATCCACCCGACCGACGCCGAGAGCCGTGGCATCAGCGATGGCGACTGGGTCGGCGTGGGCAGCCGGGCGGGGCAGACGGTGTTGCGCGCGAAGGTCAGCAACCGGGTGGCGCCGGGCGTGGTGTACACCACGTTCCACTTCCCCGAGTCCGGGGCCAACGTGATCACCACCGACAACTCCGACTGGGCCACCAACTGCCCTGAGTACAAGGTCACGGCGGTGGAAGTGGTGCGGGTGTTCCAGCCGTCCGAATGGCAGAAGCGCTACCAGGCCTTCAGCGATGAACAGCAGCGGCTGCTCAAGGAACGCCGCCAAGCCGAGAAAGCCGAGGTGCGCCGATGAGCAGTGGTCATGAAAGCCTGGTCAAGATGGCCAACCAGATCGCCCAGTACTTCGCCAGCGAGCCCGACCGGGCGCTGGCGGTGCAGGGGGTGAGGCAGCATATCCAGAGCTTCTGGACGCCGGCCATGCGTCGGCAACTGGGGGAATGGTCGCAGGCCAACCCGCAGGCCGAGCTGCATCCACTGGTGCGCGAGGCGCTGGCCTAGCGCGGTGCAGCCCAATCGCCGGCACGCCGGCGATTGGGCCGATCGCAAAAGATGAAAAGTCCGTCATGTATGCCTGACGAATCCGGGGGCAATGCTACGCTCGCCAGACAACCCGCATTCGTATGGAAGTCACCATGGACATGAACTGGCACCAGGCCCTGCAGGAGAGCCTGAGCTGGCTCGCAATCGCCTCTCTCTTCACCCTGGCCGGCTTTGCCGCCGCTGGCGCCCTGGCGGTGCGTTTCACCCGTTGGGGGCGGCAGTTCTGGCAGCTCGCCGGCGCCTATTTCAACTTCAGACGCAGCTGGCGCCCCTTGCTGGTGTTCGCGCTGTTGCTGGTGCTGACGCTGTTTTCAGTACGCCTGAACGTGCTGTTCTCATTCTGGTACAACGGTTTCTACAGCGCCTTGCAAGCCCTCGACCAGACGGCGTTCTGGTACCTGCTGGGCGTATTCGCCGTATTAGCCACCATCCATGTGCTGCGCTCGCTGTTCACCTACTACGTGACCCAGGCCTTCAGCATCCGCTGGCGCGTGTGGCTGACCGAACGCCTGACCGCCGACTGGATGCAGGGCGATGCCTACTACCGCGGGCGCTTCCTTGCCGAGCCGGTGGACAACCCCGACCAACGTATCGAACTGGACGTCAACGCCTTCGTCACCGGCTCCGTGTCCCTGGCCCTGGGTGCGGTCAGCGCGCTGGTTTCCCTGGTCGCCTTCACCGCCATTTTGTGGGGGCTCTCCGCACCGTTGACGCTGGCGGGCATGGAGATTCCCCGGGCGATGGTGTTTGCCGTGTACCTCTATGTCATCGTCGCGACCTGGATCGCCTTCCGCCTCGGGCGCCCGTTGATCCGCCTGAACTTCCTCAATGAAAAACTCACCGCCAACTTCCGTTATGCCCTGATGCGCCTGCGTGAGAATGCCGAGAACATCGCCTTCTACCAAGGGGCCCAGGTGGAGCGGGGCACGCTGTTGGGGCGTTTCGGCGCGTTGATCGTCAACGTCTGGGCGCTGGTCTTTCGGAGCCTGAAGTTCAACGGTTTCAACCTGGGAATCAGCCAGGTCGCGGTGGTGTTCCCGTTCATCCTGCAGGCGCCGCGCTTCTTCAGCGGCGCGATCAAGCTCGGTGACGTCATGCAGACGTCCCAGGCGTTCGGCCAGGTACAGGATTCGCTGTCGTTCTTCCGTGAGTCCTATGACACCTTCGCCCAGTACCGCGCCACCCTGGACCGTCTGACCGGCTTCATCGACGCCAACCAGCAGGCCGGCGCGTTGCCGCGGGTGATCACCGAAGACCAGGCCCGGGCGCTGGATATCCGTGGCCTGCAGGTACTGCGCCCCGATGGCCATCCGCTGATCGCCAACCTCGAACTGCGCCTGCAGGCCGGCCAGGCTCTGTTGATCAAGGGGCCCTCCGGCAGTGGCAAGACCACATTGTTGCGAGCGCTGGCAGGCCTGTGGCCCTATGCCGAGGGCCAGGTCGCGCGGCCGTTGGGCAACCGTGCGCTGTTCCTCTCCCAGCGCCCGTACCTGCCCCTGGGCGACCTGCGCACCGCCATCGCCTACCCGGCGGCCGGTGCTGCCGAGGACGACCCACGCATGCAGCAGGCCTTGCGTCAGGTCAACCTGGCCCACCTGGCCGAGCGCCTGGAGGTCAGTTGCGACTGGTCGCACATCCTGTCGGTCGGTGAGCAACAGCGCCTGGCCTTCGCCCGGCTGTTGTTCAACCGGCCGCAGGTGGTGTTCCTCGACGAGTCCACCTCGGCCATGGATGAGGGGCTTGAACATGCGCTCTATTCACTGCTGCGCAACGAAATGCCCGACACCTTGCTGGTGAGCGTCGGCCACCGCAGCACACTGGCCGCGTTCCACACCCACAGGCTGGAAGTCGATGGCCAGGGTGGCTGGTCGTTGTTCGAGCAGCAAGCGGCCGAGGGCACGCTGGCCTAGTTCTGTCAGCGGTCGATGGCGCCGCGCAACAGGGCCACCCCGGCGAGGGTGGCCGCGGCGAAGAGGGCGCCCAGCAGGAACGTGGCTTGGTAGCCGGCGGCATCCCAGAGCAGGCCGGCCACCACGCTGGCGACCAGCAGCGCCACCCCGGACAGCAGGTTGAACATCCCGAACGCGGTGCCGCGCAAGTCTGCCGGTGCGCTGTCGGCGATCAGCGCGCTGAAGATACCCTGGGTAAAGCCCATGTGCAGCCCCCACGACACCACGCCCAACCCCAGGCCCAGCCAACCCGGTGCCCATGCCAGGGCCAGGTCGGCCGCCACCAGCAGCCCCAGGCCGATCATCAGCATCGCCCGGCGCCCGACCCGGTCCGACAAGGCGCCGGCGGGGTAGGCCGAGAGTGAATAGGCCAGCGACATCAGCACCAGCACAGCGGGCGCCCACAAGGCCGGTAGGCCCATGGCCTGGCCTCGCAGCAGCAGGAAGGCTTCACTGAAGCGTGCCAGGGTGAACACCGTCGCCAGGATGATCAGCCGCCAGTAACGCCCGCCCAGGCGGGCCAGTTCCTTGACCGCCAGGGGTGCGCGCACCGGGGCCGGCCTGCTGGAGGCCTCGGGTTCGCGAACGAAGGCGATGAGCACGAACAAGGCCAGGAAGGCTGGCAGCACGGCTATCCAGAACACTGCCTGGAAATGGCTGGCCGTCAGCCACATCAACAGGATCGCCAGCAACGGCCCGAGAAAGGCGCCCACGGTATCCAGCGCTTGGCGCAGGCCAAAGGCCGCACCCCGCAGCCCGGGTGGTGTGACATCGGCGATCAGTGCATCCCGCGGTGCCCCGCGGATGCCCTTGCCGATCCGGTCGACGAAGCGCGCTCCGACCAGCCACTCCAACCCCGACGCCAGAGGGAACACCGGCTTGGTCAGCGCCGCCAGGCCATAGCCCAGCACCGTGAGCAGCTTGCGCTTGCCCAGCCGGTCGCTCAGCGCGCCGGAAAACACTTTGCTGATCGATGCCGTCGCCTCGGCCACCCCTTCGATGAAACCGACCGCCACCACCGAGGTACCCAATACCGTGACCATGTAGAGCGGTAACAGCGCGTGGATCATCTCCGAGGAAATGTCCATGAACATCGACACGAACCCCAGGGCCCAGACGCTACGGGGGATGGCCTGGAGCGTCTGGCGAGAGGGCGAGGAAGAGGCGTGGTCAGCATTGCTCATCGAGGTCCTCGCAAGCTTGTCATGTCCGACGACGTAATGCTCTTCACTTTAGGACATGAACATGTCGCAGTGCCGACCCGCTGGTTCACGTCGAGCTTGCGATCTACTCAGTCGAGACTGCCGATACGTTCCAGTTCCTGCCCCAGCCGTTCACGGTCCAACTGCTCGAACGGCAGGGCGAAGAAGGCCCTGCAGCGGGTTTCGATGTGCGCCAGGGTGGCATGGAACGCGGCCTGCACCTGTTCTTCGTCACCTTGCAGGTCCGATGGGTCCGTAAGCCCCCAATGCGCCTTGAGCGCGGGGCCGAAGTACACCGGGCAGGCTTCACCCGCCGCCTTGTCGCACACGGTGATGACGATGTCCGGCGGGTTGGCTTCGAAGGCATCGTTGCCCTTGCTGTGCAGCCCTGCGGTGGCGATGCCGGCCTGTTCCAGGGTGTGGAGGCTGCGCGGCAGTACCTGGCCGCGGGGGAAGCTGCCCGAGCTCACGGCTTCGAAGCCTGCCGGGGCCAAGTGATTGAACATCGCTTCCGAGAGGATGCTGCGGCAGCTATTGGCGGTACACATGAACAGGACGCGCATGGTGAAGCTCCAAGGTCAGAGGCTCAGGCGAAGGGCCAGGGCACAGAGGGTGACGAGCAGCACGGGCAAGGTCAGCAGGATGCCGACCTTGAAGTAGTAGCCCCAGGTGATGCGCACGCCCTTGCGCGCCAGCACATGCAGCCACAGCAAGGTGGCCAGGCTGCCGATCGGCGTGATCTTCGGGCCCAGGTCGCAACCGATGACATTGGCGTACACCATCGCCTCGCGTACCACGCCTTGCGCTTCGCTGGCGTGAATGGACAAGGCGCCGATCAGCACGCTGGGCATGTTGTTCATCACCGAGGACAGCAAGGCCGAAATCAATCCGGTACCCAGTGTCGCGGCCCACAGGCCCTGGGCGGCCAGGCGGTCGAGCAGGGCGGTGAGCGAATCGGTCAACCCGGCATTGCGCAGGCCGTAGACCACCAGGTACATACCCAGGGAAAAGACCACGATCTGCCAGGGCGCTTCGCGCAATACGCGGCGGGTAGCGATCACATGGCCACGGGCGGCGACGGCGAACAGTACCGCCGCGCAGGCGGCGGCCACGGCGCTGATGGGGACGCCCAATGGCTCGAGGACGAACAGCCCTGCCAGCAATGCCACCAGCACCAGCCAGCCAACGCGGAAGGTAGCGCGGTCACGGATGGCCATGGCCGGGCTCTTCAGGTCATGGGCTTCATAGCGCCGCGGAATGTCACGGCGAAAATACAGGTAGAGGACGATCAAGGTGGCCGCAACGGCGGCCAGGTTGACCGGCAGCATCACCGCTGCGTACTGGTTGAAGCCCAGCCCGAAATAGTCGGCCGAGACGATGTTCACCAGGTTCGACACCACCAGTGGCAGGCTCGCGGTGTCGGCGATGAAACCTGCAGCCATCACGAACGCCAGGGTGGCCGCCGGAGAAAAGCGCAGTGCCAGCAGCATCGACATGACGATCGGGGTGAGGATCAACGCTGCGCCGTCGTTGGCGAACAGTGCCGACACCGCCGCCCCGAGCAGCACGATGAAGGCGAACAGGCGTCGCCCATCACCCCGTGCCCAGCGGGCCACGTGCAGGGCGGCCCATTCGAAGAACCCTGCCTCGTCCAGCAACAGGCTGACGATGATGATGGCGATGAAGGTGGCGGTGGCATTCCAGATGATCGCCCATACCGTGGGGATGTCGTGCAGCGACACCGCACCGACGAGCAAGGCGAGCAGGGCACCCAGGCTGGCGCTCCAGCCTACGCCCAGGCCGCGGGGTTGCCAGATGACCAGGACCAGGGTGAACAGGAAGACAGCGGCGGCAGGCAGCATCGATCAGCTCCTCAGCAGCAGGCGGCGCGCACGGGGCGGCCATCCATGGTGTGCAGGCGGGCGCTGTCGGCCTTGAGCCATGGGGCATTGGCCGACAGGGTCGTGGTCAGCACCACGCCGGTCCAGGCCGGCAGCTCGGGGTTGAGCCGGTAATACACCCACTGGCCCTGGCGGCGGTCGAGCAACACGCCGGCATTGCGCAGCTGGGCCAGGTGGCGGCTGATCTTCGGCTGGCTGTCGGCCAGGGCGCACATCAATTCGCAGACGCACAGTTCGCCGTGTTCGAGGATGAGCAGCAGCGCTCGGAGCCTGGTTTCATCGGCCAGGGATTTGAAGAAATCGGTTGGGGTGAGCATGGGAGGGTCCTGGCAAGTGGCGCTGCGAATATACGCAAATTCATATATATGGCAAATCGAATGTTTGGATGTCCTGTAGGAGCGGGTTCACAAGTTCCTCCGCCTATCTGTAAATTTCGTAAATAAGATTTAAACACATTTGAGAATCATTATATTCACGATCCCTGTCCGCCCCCGTAATCGTGCGGGGGCCGGGTTATGCCTTTGGCCCATGAACCGCAGGAGATCTGTCGATGCAACCCAGAACCTCACCCAACAGCCTGGCCCTGGCCTTCGTCGCCCTGACGTCGCCGGCCGTGGTGGCGACTGCGGCCCAGGCCGAGCAGAAGCAGGCCGCCGAGGTGCTGGAGGTGCCGGTCGACGGCAACGCGCTGGTGATCCAGGACACCCTGGTTACCGCCGAGCGTGAAGCTCGCCAGGCCCTGGGCACATCGATCATCACTGAAGAGGACATCAAGCGTCATCCGCCGGCCAATGACCTGTCCGAACTCATCCGCCGCGAACCTGGGGTCAACCTGACCGGCAACAGCGCCAGCGGCGCACGGGGCAACAACCGTCAGATCGACCTGCGCGGCATGGGCCCGGAGAACACCCTGATCCTCATCGACGGCAAGCCGTCGAGCGCGCGCAACTCGGTGCGCTACGGCTGGAACGGTGACCGTGATACCCGTGGCGAGACCAATTGGGTGCCGGCCGAGGCGGTCGAGCGTATCGAGATCCTGCGCGGCCCGGCTGCCGCGCGTTACGGTTCCGGCGCCATGGGTGGGGTGGTGAACATCATCACCAAGCGGCCTACCGACGAACTCAAGGGCAGCGTCAGCCTGTTCACCCAGTTGCCCGAGGACAGCGCCGAGGGGGCCAGCCGGCGGGCCAACTTCAACCTCAGTGGCGGCCTGACCGAGAACCTGGGCTTTCGCCTCTACGGCGGCCTGGCCAAGACCGATGCCGACGACCTGGACATCAACGCCGGGCATGCCAACAGCGCCCTGGTGGCCGGTCGCGAGGGTGTGCGCAACAAGGACATCAACGGCCTGTTGAGCTGGAAGCTCAACGACGAGCACCGCCTGGAACTCAACGCCGGCTACAGCCGTCAGGGCAACATCTTTGCCGGCGACACTATGAACAGCAATGGTGGCGGCGACCCGGAATTCGTCGCCGACCTGTATGGCCATGAAACCAACGTCATGCAGCGCAGCACCTACGACCTGACCCATCTGGGCGACTTCACCTGGGGCACCAGCAAGACCGTGCTGGCCTACGAATACGTGCGCAACTGGCGGTTGAACGAAGGCCTGGCCGGGCGCACCGAAGGCGCGCCGAACGACGAGGGGGCCGCGATGTCGCGCCTGCGCAACACGCGCCTGAACAGCGAAGTGAACCTGCCGTTCGCCCTGGGCAGCACCGAGCATGTGCTGACCCTGGGCGGTGAGTACCTCTACGAGTCGCTCAACGACCAAGGCTCGTTCCGCCCGCAAAGCTCCGACCCCACCGGTGACGGTGACGACACGATCATCGGCTTCGACCGCAGCAACACCAAGATGACCGCGCGCAGCTACGCGCTGTTCGTCGAGGACAACATCGTCGTGGGCGATACCACCATCACCCCGGGCCTACGCTTCGACCACCACGAGACCTTCGGCGACAACTTCAGCCCGAGCCTGAACCTGTCGCACAAGATCACCGATGCCCTGAGCGTCAAGGGCGGCATCGCCCGTGCCTACAAGACGCCCAACCTGTACCAGTCCAACCCCAGCTACCTGCTCTACAGCCGTGGCAACGGTTGCAGCGTGCAACAGACCAACAACGGTGGCTGCTACCTGCAGGGCAACGCCGACCTCAAGCCGGAGATCAGCGTCAACAAGGAAATCGGCCTGCTGTACGACCGTGGCACCTGGCGCACCAGCGCGACCTATTTCCGTAACGATTACAAGAACAAGATCATCGGGGGGACCGATGTGGTCTATGACATCAATGGCGGGCGCCGCGTGACCCAGTGGGAGAACGCCGGCAAGGCGCGGGTCGAAGGCATCGAGGGCAACTTCTTCATGGCGCTGACCCCGACCCTGGACTGGAACACCAACCTGACCTGGATGCTCGACAACGACAACCGCGAAACCGGCGAGCCGCTGTCGGTGATCCCCGAATACACCGTCAACACCACCCTCGACTGGCGTGCCACCGACAAGCTGTCGTTCCAGGTGGCCGGGACCTATTTCGGCAAGCAGAAGTCGCCGACCTACAACTACCGCACCCAGCAGGACTACGACAAAGCCGCCCAGCAGGACGTTGAGGCGTATGGCTTGGTGGATGTGAGTGCCGGCTATACGTTCAACGCCAACTATGACGTGCGGGTAGGGGTGAACAACCTCTTCGACAAGCAGATCTTGCGCGGCGGCAACGCCAGCAGCTCGGGGGCCAACACCTACAACCAGCCGGGGCGTGCGGTGTTCGCGGCACTGAATATTTCGTTCTGATGTGAACAGGGGGCCGCGGTGCGGCCCGATCGCGGGGCAAGCCAGCTCTCATAGAACAACGCATAACTCATTGATTTGACAAGGCCTGTAGGAGCGGGCTTGTCCCGCGATCAAGGGCGAAGCCCTTGCCATACAGCCGCGGCGGCTGGGCCGGCCCAATCGCGGGACAAGCCCGCTCCTACAGAAGAAGGCGGCGCTAGCCACTTGTTCTCTGCGCGACAGCGCAGCCCAAAGGGCTGAGTGATCTCCTACAGGGATTGTGCAATACCTGTGGGGGCGGGCTGCGCAGCAATCCCCGTACCCAAGGAGCCCACGATGAGCATCCTCCCCACCAGCCTGGCCATCCTCTCGCGCAGCGCCGCCGCATTGGTCGGCGGCTATGCCTTCACCTACGCCTTCACCGCCTGCCTGGCCCGCCTGTTGCCACTGGCCCCGGCCGACGCAGTGACCGTCGCCACGCTACCGGCCTTCATTTTCTATACCGCCGCCATTCTCTGGGCTTTTGCCAGCGGTGACGCCTTGCGTGCCTGGCTGCCCTTGGCCTTCGCCGCGCCACTGGCACTGGCAGGCTTCTGGCCCCAGGCAATGAGGTGGCTGGCATGAAGAACAGCTTCACCCAATCGATGGCCTGGTTGCATACCTGGGCCGGGTTGATTTTCGGCTGGTTGCTGTTCGCCATCTTCGTCACCGGCACCTTGGCGGTATTCGACAAGGAACTCAGCCACTGGATGCAGCCGGAGATTCCGGCCAGCGAAGTCGCCCAGGCCGACGCCGCCCACCGCGCCATCGCCTATCTGCAGGCCCATGAGCCCACCGCCGGCAACTGGGGTATCAGCCTGCCCACCGAGCGCTCGCCGGGGCTGCGGGTTTCCACCGGCGACCGTCGCCATGGCGTCGGCGTGCAACTGGACCCGCAGACCGGCGAGCCGATCCAAGTGCGTGACAGCGTCGGCGGCAATTTTTTCTTCCGCTTTCATTTCACCTTGGACCTGCCGCGCAACTGGGGCATCTTCGTGGTCGGCGCCTTGGCCTTGGTGATGCTGGCGGCGCTGGTCACCGGTATCGTGATCCACAAGAAGCTCTTCAAGGAGTTCTTCACTTTCCGCCCGGCCAAGGGGCAGCGCTCCTGGCTGGATTTTCACAACGCAAGTGCGGTGCTGTTGCTGCCGTTCCACCTGATGATCACTTATACCGGGCTGGTGATCTTCATGCTCATCTACATCCCGGCCGGGGTCGACGCACTGTTCGACGGCGACACCCGGGCGTATTTCCAGGCCCAGGGCAATGTGCGACCGGAGACGCCGCGCCCGTTGGCCCGGCAGCCTGGTGTACTGGTCGACGTGGCGCCTTTGCTGGCCGACGCCCAGGCCCGTCTGGGGCCCATCGGCGGTCTGAACATTCGTAACCCCAATACGGCCGCGGCGCGCATCGAGATCCGCCCGGAGCTCGGCAACCGTATCGCCCTGACCAAAGGGCATGCCATGGTCTTCGACGGTGTGACCGGCGAATTGCTCGGCGATGTACCCGAGCTGCGCCCGGCACCGCTGACCCAGCGGGTGATGGCAGGCCTGCATTTTGCCCAGTTCGGGGGCTATCCCATGCGTTGGTTGTACTTCGTCTGTGGGCTGGTGAGCTGCGCGATGATCGCCAGCGGGCTGGTGCTGTTCTGCGTCAAGCGCGGGCGCAAGTACGCCAACACGACCGCAGGGGCGTGGCCGCATCGCTGGTACCGGCTGGCCGAGGTGTGCAACGTCGGGTTCGTCAGTGGCCTGCTGCTGGCCTGTGCCGGCCTGCTGTGGGCCAGCCGACTGCTGCCGATGGAGTTGGCGCACCGCGAAGCCTGGGAGGTGCGGGTGTTCTTCGGCAGTTGGTTGCTGGCACTGTTGCACGCAGGCGTGCGACCCGCCAGGCGCGCATGGGTCGAGCAATTGGGCCTGGCTTCGTTGCTGTGCGTCGGGCTTGGCGTATTGGGGGCGGCCAGCGGTGCGGGCAGCAACCTGCGGCTGGGCGTCGAAGCCACCGGCCTTGTTCTGGGCCTGGGGCTGGCCATGGCGGCCTGGCGGGTGGCCTGCGCCGAAGGGGCGCCGGCGAAGCGCCGTACAGCGCGCGGCGTGGAGGCCAACGGATGACGATGATGATGGTGGGCGGCCTGTTGTGGGCCTACGCGGGCATGGTCGGCCTGTGCCAAGGGTTGGAGCGGCACTACAAGCAGGTCTGGGGCAGAGCATGCCCGTCGCTGCTGCGCCGCTCACTGCGAGGCGGTGGCTGGGCAGCGCTGGCCATCAGCCTGCTGCTGTGCGCCGAAGCCTGGGGGTGGGCCATGGGGCCGGTGGCCTGGTTCGGGATGATCTCGCTGGCGGCGGTGGTGCTGGTGCTGCTGCTGCCGTACTGGCCGCGGCTGGCAATCGGGTTGGTGGGGTTGCTGCCGCTCTGGACGGTGTCGATACTCTGAGCACCGCCCCAACGACGAGACCACCTGTGAAAGCCGTTCGCCTGACCCTCATCTGCCATGCCTTGACCCAGAGCCAAAAGGTCGGACGCTTCTCCACTGTCGACGAGGCCATCCTGCCCGTAGGCCAGTGGCCTGCCGCAACCGAGCCGGGTATCCGCATCCTGAGCGCGCCTGAACCACGTGCGCGCCAGACGGCCCTTGGCCTGGGGGC contains:
- a CDS encoding MFS transporter, with amino-acid sequence MSNADHASSSPSRQTLQAIPRSVWALGFVSMFMDISSEMIHALLPLYMVTVLGTSVVAVGFIEGVAEATASISKVFSGALSDRLGKRKLLTVLGYGLAALTKPVFPLASGLEWLVGARFVDRIGKGIRGAPRDALIADVTPPGLRGAAFGLRQALDTVGAFLGPLLAILLMWLTASHFQAVFWIAVLPAFLALFVLIAFVREPEASSRPAPVRAPLAVKELARLGGRYWRLIILATVFTLARFSEAFLLLRGQAMGLPALWAPAVLVLMSLAYSLSAYPAGALSDRVGRRAMLMIGLGLLVAADLALAWAPGWLGLGLGVVSWGLHMGFTQGIFSALIADSAPADLRGTAFGMFNLLSGVALLVASVVAGLLWDAAGYQATFLLGALFAAATLAGVALLRGAIDR
- a CDS encoding formate dehydrogenase subunit delta — its product is MSSGHESLVKMANQIAQYFASEPDRALAVQGVRQHIQSFWTPAMRRQLGEWSQANPQAELHPLVREALA
- a CDS encoding arsenate reductase ArsC yields the protein MRVLFMCTANSCRSILSEAMFNHLAPAGFEAVSSGSFPRGQVLPRSLHTLEQAGIATAGLHSKGNDAFEANPPDIVITVCDKAAGEACPVYFGPALKAHWGLTDPSDLQGDEEQVQAAFHATLAHIETRCRAFFALPFEQLDRERLGQELERIGSLD
- a CDS encoding metalloregulator ArsR/SmtB family transcription factor; this encodes MLTPTDFFKSLADETRLRALLLILEHGELCVCELMCALADSQPKISRHLAQLRNAGVLLDRRQGQWVYYRLNPELPAWTGVVLTTTLSANAPWLKADSARLHTMDGRPVRAACC
- a CDS encoding DUF3325 domain-containing protein, with translation MTMMMVGGLLWAYAGMVGLCQGLERHYKQVWGRACPSLLRRSLRGGGWAALAISLLLCAEAWGWAMGPVAWFGMISLAAVVLVLLLPYWPRLAIGLVGLLPLWTVSIL
- a CDS encoding arsenic transporter; this encodes MLPAAAVFLFTLVLVIWQPRGLGVGWSASLGALLALLVGAVSLHDIPTVWAIIWNATATFIAIIIVSLLLDEAGFFEWAALHVARWARGDGRRLFAFIVLLGAAVSALFANDGAALILTPIVMSMLLALRFSPAATLAFVMAAGFIADTASLPLVVSNLVNIVSADYFGLGFNQYAAVMLPVNLAAVAATLIVLYLYFRRDIPRRYEAHDLKSPAMAIRDRATFRVGWLVLVALLAGLFVLEPLGVPISAVAAACAAVLFAVAARGHVIATRRVLREAPWQIVVFSLGMYLVVYGLRNAGLTDSLTALLDRLAAQGLWAATLGTGLISALLSSVMNNMPSVLIGALSIHASEAQGVVREAMVYANVIGCDLGPKITPIGSLATLLWLHVLARKGVRITWGYYFKVGILLTLPVLLVTLCALALRLSL
- a CDS encoding iron transporter, which codes for MSILPTSLAILSRSAAALVGGYAFTYAFTACLARLLPLAPADAVTVATLPAFIFYTAAILWAFASGDALRAWLPLAFAAPLALAGFWPQAMRWLA
- a CDS encoding PepSY-associated TM helix domain-containing protein, producing MKNSFTQSMAWLHTWAGLIFGWLLFAIFVTGTLAVFDKELSHWMQPEIPASEVAQADAAHRAIAYLQAHEPTAGNWGISLPTERSPGLRVSTGDRRHGVGVQLDPQTGEPIQVRDSVGGNFFFRFHFTLDLPRNWGIFVVGALALVMLAALVTGIVIHKKLFKEFFTFRPAKGQRSWLDFHNASAVLLLPFHLMITYTGLVIFMLIYIPAGVDALFDGDTRAYFQAQGNVRPETPRPLARQPGVLVDVAPLLADAQARLGPIGGLNIRNPNTAAARIEIRPELGNRIALTKGHAMVFDGVTGELLGDVPELRPAPLTQRVMAGLHFAQFGGYPMRWLYFVCGLVSCAMIASGLVLFCVKRGRKYANTTAGAWPHRWYRLAEVCNVGFVSGLLLACAGLLWASRLLPMELAHREAWEVRVFFGSWLLALLHAGVRPARRAWVEQLGLASLLCVGLGVLGAASGAGSNLRLGVEATGLVLGLGLAMAAWRVACAEGAPAKRRTARGVEANG
- a CDS encoding ABC transporter ATP-binding protein/permease, translating into MDMNWHQALQESLSWLAIASLFTLAGFAAAGALAVRFTRWGRQFWQLAGAYFNFRRSWRPLLVFALLLVLTLFSVRLNVLFSFWYNGFYSALQALDQTAFWYLLGVFAVLATIHVLRSLFTYYVTQAFSIRWRVWLTERLTADWMQGDAYYRGRFLAEPVDNPDQRIELDVNAFVTGSVSLALGAVSALVSLVAFTAILWGLSAPLTLAGMEIPRAMVFAVYLYVIVATWIAFRLGRPLIRLNFLNEKLTANFRYALMRLRENAENIAFYQGAQVERGTLLGRFGALIVNVWALVFRSLKFNGFNLGISQVAVVFPFILQAPRFFSGAIKLGDVMQTSQAFGQVQDSLSFFRESYDTFAQYRATLDRLTGFIDANQQAGALPRVITEDQARALDIRGLQVLRPDGHPLIANLELRLQAGQALLIKGPSGSGKTTLLRALAGLWPYAEGQVARPLGNRALFLSQRPYLPLGDLRTAIAYPAAGAAEDDPRMQQALRQVNLAHLAERLEVSCDWSHILSVGEQQRLAFARLLFNRPQVVFLDESTSAMDEGLEHALYSLLRNEMPDTLLVSVGHRSTLAAFHTHRLEVDGQGGWSLFEQQAAEGTLA
- a CDS encoding TonB-dependent siderophore receptor, producing MQPRTSPNSLALAFVALTSPAVVATAAQAEQKQAAEVLEVPVDGNALVIQDTLVTAEREARQALGTSIITEEDIKRHPPANDLSELIRREPGVNLTGNSASGARGNNRQIDLRGMGPENTLILIDGKPSSARNSVRYGWNGDRDTRGETNWVPAEAVERIEILRGPAAARYGSGAMGGVVNIITKRPTDELKGSVSLFTQLPEDSAEGASRRANFNLSGGLTENLGFRLYGGLAKTDADDLDINAGHANSALVAGREGVRNKDINGLLSWKLNDEHRLELNAGYSRQGNIFAGDTMNSNGGGDPEFVADLYGHETNVMQRSTYDLTHLGDFTWGTSKTVLAYEYVRNWRLNEGLAGRTEGAPNDEGAAMSRLRNTRLNSEVNLPFALGSTEHVLTLGGEYLYESLNDQGSFRPQSSDPTGDGDDTIIGFDRSNTKMTARSYALFVEDNIVVGDTTITPGLRFDHHETFGDNFSPSLNLSHKITDALSVKGGIARAYKTPNLYQSNPSYLLYSRGNGCSVQQTNNGGCYLQGNADLKPEISVNKEIGLLYDRGTWRTSATYFRNDYKNKIIGGTDVVYDINGGRRVTQWENAGKARVEGIEGNFFMALTPTLDWNTNLTWMLDNDNRETGEPLSVIPEYTVNTTLDWRATDKLSFQVAGTYFGKQKSPTYNYRTQQDYDKAAQQDVEAYGLVDVSAGYTFNANYDVRVGVNNLFDKQILRGGNASSSGANTYNQPGRAVFAALNISF